A genomic region of Antennarius striatus isolate MH-2024 chromosome 2, ASM4005453v1, whole genome shotgun sequence contains the following coding sequences:
- the LOC137589100 gene encoding histone-lysine N-methyltransferase SUV39H1-like isoform X1 gives MAENLKEPLAPPLQRDVLNCNVPCKMSWDEMEVLCRRERLRCRQLGVIGANINDYEVEFLCDYKKIREEEFYLVKWKGYPEADNSWEPKRNLKCSKLMKQFHQDLDLELRRHKRHTTPKRLDKEVSSFLMQKAKVRQNLLRWEVHLNETRNHPGHIFVVNDVDLEGPPKNFTYINNYKVGQGIVLNVMAVGCECKDCFHEPVNGCCPGASLHRMAYNEKGQVRIRPGKPIYECNSQCSCDPDCPNRVVQKGIQIDLCIFKTENGRGWGVRTLQHIKKNVFVMEYVGEIITTDEAERRGHIYDREGSTYLFDLDYVEDVYTVDAAHHGNISHFVNHSCNPNLQVFNVFVDNIDERLPRIALFSTRPIRAGEELTFDYKMHIDPVDTESTKMDSSFSLAGLNSSPKKRIRVECRCGSDSCRKYLF, from the exons ATGGCGGAAAATTTGAAAG AACCCCTCGCTCCACCTTTGCAGAGAGACGTTTTAAATTGCAACGTACCCTGTAAGATGTCCTGGGATGAGATGGAAGTCCTGTGCCGCAGAGAGCGGCTCCGCTGTCGACAGCTGGGGGTGATCGGTGCCAACATCAACGACTACGAGGTGGAGTTCCTCTGCGACTACAAGAAGATCAGG gAGGAAGAGTTTTATCTGGTGAAGTGGAAGGGATACCCAGAGGCTGATAACTCCTGGGAACCCAAGAGAAACCTGAAATGCTCGAAACTGATGAAACAGTTCCAccaggatctggatctggagcTCCGTCGCCACAAGAGACACACCACCCCTAAAAGACTGGACAAGGAAGTCTCCTCATTTCTGATGCAGAAAGCCAAAGTCCGTCAGAACCTGCTGCGCTGGGAGGTCCACCTGAACGAGACTCGGAACCACCCGGGTCATATTTTTGTTGTGAACGACGTGGACTTGGAGGGTCCTCCCAAAAACTTCACTTACATAAACAACTACAAAGTGGGGCAGGGCATCGTTTTAAATGTGATGGCTGTGGGATGTGAGTGTAAGGACTGTTTCCACGAACCGGTGAACGGCTGCTGTCCTGGGGCGTCGCTGCACCGCATGGCGTACAACGAGAAGGGACAGGTTCGGATCCGCCCAGGAAAGCCGATCTATGAGTGTAACTCCCAGTGCAGCTGCGACCCGGACTGCCCCAACAGAGTGGTGCAGAAAGGCATCCAGATCGACCTCTGCATCTTTAAGACGGAGAACGGTCGAGGGTGGGGGGTCCGCACTCTGCAGCACATCAAGAAGAACGTGTTCGTCATGGAATACGTAGGAGAG atcATCACAACAGATGAAGCAGAGAGACGGGGTCACATTTACGACCGCGAGGGCTCCACCTACCTGTTTGACTTGGACTATGTGGAGGACGTGTACACGGTGGACGCAGCTCACCACGGCAACATCTCCCACTTCGTGAACCACAGC TGTAACCCCAACCTGCAGGTATTTAATGTCTTCGTCGACAACATCGACGAGAGGCTGCCCAGGATCGCCCTGTTTTCAACGCGGCCGATTCGGGCAGGAGAGGAGCTCACCTTCGACTACAAGATGCACA TCGATCCAGTCGACACAGAAAGCACCAAAATGGACTCCAGCTTCAGCCTTGCCGGTCTCAACAGTTCCCCGAAGAAGAGGATTCGAGTGGAGTGTCGGTGTGGGTCGGACTCGTGTCGAAAGTATCTGTTCTGA
- the LOC137589100 gene encoding histone-lysine N-methyltransferase SUV39H1-like isoform X2, with translation MSWDEMEVLCRRERLRCRQLGVIGANINDYEVEFLCDYKKIREEEFYLVKWKGYPEADNSWEPKRNLKCSKLMKQFHQDLDLELRRHKRHTTPKRLDKEVSSFLMQKAKVRQNLLRWEVHLNETRNHPGHIFVVNDVDLEGPPKNFTYINNYKVGQGIVLNVMAVGCECKDCFHEPVNGCCPGASLHRMAYNEKGQVRIRPGKPIYECNSQCSCDPDCPNRVVQKGIQIDLCIFKTENGRGWGVRTLQHIKKNVFVMEYVGEIITTDEAERRGHIYDREGSTYLFDLDYVEDVYTVDAAHHGNISHFVNHSCNPNLQVFNVFVDNIDERLPRIALFSTRPIRAGEELTFDYKMHIDPVDTESTKMDSSFSLAGLNSSPKKRIRVECRCGSDSCRKYLF, from the exons ATGTCCTGGGATGAGATGGAAGTCCTGTGCCGCAGAGAGCGGCTCCGCTGTCGACAGCTGGGGGTGATCGGTGCCAACATCAACGACTACGAGGTGGAGTTCCTCTGCGACTACAAGAAGATCAGG gAGGAAGAGTTTTATCTGGTGAAGTGGAAGGGATACCCAGAGGCTGATAACTCCTGGGAACCCAAGAGAAACCTGAAATGCTCGAAACTGATGAAACAGTTCCAccaggatctggatctggagcTCCGTCGCCACAAGAGACACACCACCCCTAAAAGACTGGACAAGGAAGTCTCCTCATTTCTGATGCAGAAAGCCAAAGTCCGTCAGAACCTGCTGCGCTGGGAGGTCCACCTGAACGAGACTCGGAACCACCCGGGTCATATTTTTGTTGTGAACGACGTGGACTTGGAGGGTCCTCCCAAAAACTTCACTTACATAAACAACTACAAAGTGGGGCAGGGCATCGTTTTAAATGTGATGGCTGTGGGATGTGAGTGTAAGGACTGTTTCCACGAACCGGTGAACGGCTGCTGTCCTGGGGCGTCGCTGCACCGCATGGCGTACAACGAGAAGGGACAGGTTCGGATCCGCCCAGGAAAGCCGATCTATGAGTGTAACTCCCAGTGCAGCTGCGACCCGGACTGCCCCAACAGAGTGGTGCAGAAAGGCATCCAGATCGACCTCTGCATCTTTAAGACGGAGAACGGTCGAGGGTGGGGGGTCCGCACTCTGCAGCACATCAAGAAGAACGTGTTCGTCATGGAATACGTAGGAGAG atcATCACAACAGATGAAGCAGAGAGACGGGGTCACATTTACGACCGCGAGGGCTCCACCTACCTGTTTGACTTGGACTATGTGGAGGACGTGTACACGGTGGACGCAGCTCACCACGGCAACATCTCCCACTTCGTGAACCACAGC TGTAACCCCAACCTGCAGGTATTTAATGTCTTCGTCGACAACATCGACGAGAGGCTGCCCAGGATCGCCCTGTTTTCAACGCGGCCGATTCGGGCAGGAGAGGAGCTCACCTTCGACTACAAGATGCACA TCGATCCAGTCGACACAGAAAGCACCAAAATGGACTCCAGCTTCAGCCTTGCCGGTCTCAACAGTTCCCCGAAGAAGAGGATTCGAGTGGAGTGTCGGTGTGGGTCGGACTCGTGTCGAAAGTATCTGTTCTGA